The DNA segment TAGCAACACCTAAAAAGGTTACATTAATAAcaagatatttaaaatacatatttaacaTATAATAATTGTTTAATAATCATAACAAATTATACTTTATTTCCCTCTTACTCACCAGTCATCATTATTGAAGATGATGAAGCCTTTGTTACCACGGCCAAAAGCCACTTGATTGCTGCCATTGTCCCACCAGTTGGAGAAAGGCTCACCATCCACCACGTTACGGAAGATAACCATGTTCCTGGAAACACAAGCAATGTCTGCCTCTGCACCTGCAACACTTCTAAAGCCACATGGAGCAGGAAGCAAAAGCAACTGCTTTTACTTCTTGTTTCTCCCCAGGGCCCTACCTGATTTGACGCCAGCGATGTTCACAAACCCAGTCGTTGCCACAGGTCGTGTCCGCGTTGATGGTGACGGCCTTTGTGGAGCCATCTGCGTTACTTGGGGGTCCATACCAGTCATTGACATCCTGGCATTAAAAAGACAGCTTTAGATCTCCCGACTGAAAATGCAGAGAGCCCCTCTGGTGAACAAAGCTAGAGGGAGCATCAAAGTTTCAcatccagcctgggacagggaaatCACTCGAAAAATCTGAAATGCCCTGGACTACTTCTGTGGCCCTGCTCTCACCCTTAATCCCCATGGATGGATCTTCTGCATCAACAGCTCACCtttccattttgaaaatatcttGGCCAGCGAAAACTTGACATCACACGTGTGAGCCCATATGGATGGGCAAGCATGAAGCCAACTGCCATTTTATAGAGCCTGTTTGGTGGACAAACAAGGAATGAGACATGGAAGGAGGAACCTGCCACAGAACACACAGACAAACGAACCAAAGCAAGAAGCATCACCCACACAAGAGCAATCCCTCACCTGGCATCCCAGAAGGTTAGAATAGAAGCTCCACCAGCCCCGTGTCCTCTCTGGTTGTCGTGATTATCCACAAAGACCAGGGCTCTGTCGGAAGGCACAAAGCCCCAGCCTTCTCCCCAGTTCCTAAACAAAAACACAGACTTGAAGCTACCCTGTCAACTGGTGGATCCAGCGAATCCTGGATAAGTTGCAGCACCTTCATCCTTACTTTAAGTAGGCCATCTTTTCTCCGTCCCACTTGCGGAGCACTGTTCCCAGTTTGGCACCGTATTTGAATTCTGTCACTCGGCCATTTCCAAAGTACTCGCTGCCTTTGATGGGCTCTCCACCCAAATCAATTACCTGGTACAGGAAAGATAGAGCATGTCTTTCTAttcaaaacccaaacaaataagaCACTGCTTAACACATTGCTTTAAGCAAAGGGACAGTACTTGAGCTAATTATGTTATTTGGCTTTCTTGCAAAATTGTATGTAAGGCTATTTTCTCCTTTTAGCTCAGCCCAACTTGTGAACCTCTTTTCCATCTCTATCCTGTATCTCCTTGCCCCCAGCTGATCACTTACCCATGATTAAGGCTTGGGCTGTACTTCCTTTATATTTAGTACGGTCACCAATGCCTCCGCTTCCAGCAGTTGGGCATCCTTTCACTATGGAGCTAAAGAATGTTTCTATTTGCCTAGACTTTGCAGGCAAGATgctaatttaataaaatatgtgCAGCAAGTTTGGCTTCTGCTGACTGAACCCAACACTCATCTGCTTGTTCCAATTTGTtattcaaataaattaaaacacaaatttGGAATATCAAGTAATAGATGTTATGCCATTGGAAAATAAACTTTCAACTCATAATCAACATATGTGTTCTGTTGCAATTTATTATCCAGAATTTAAAATTCAggaaatgaaatattatttaaacCAATAGAATTGTTACACTAACTTCAATGTAGTAAATTTATCTCAATAAAATTTCCAAGTTAACTAATTCCAGTAGGTCCAAAAGAAGTGGGGCATTTTGCACATCAATGACCATTTATGGACAGATTTGGTATTTGTAGATTATGGTTGAGGATAGAATTGAGGATGATTTCTGTAGATCTGATTGGGCTCAGCCTATGCAAAGCACTGCCATGTATGACTGAGTCTGTACTGGGCCTGCAagaaatatgtttgaaaagtaaaatgaaaaaaaataaagattacCTCTTGGTAAATGAAAGGTTTAGTTCCTGCAGGAAACCACTGAGTATTTAGATCTTCCAGCTTGTCCAAGATGGCCTTGATATCCGCAGGCCACATGTGCTTGGCAGCATCGATGCGGAAGCCCGCGACGCCGAGGCCGATGAGCTGGTTCAGGTACGCGGCAATCCTGGAGCGCACGTGCTCCTTCTCCAGGGCCAGGTCCAGCAGGCTGACCAGGCGGCAGTCCCGCACCTGGGCAACAACTCTCAGATCAAACCCTTCTCCCCTGATAAACTCCATGCAGTGTTCTACACACCTTTTGAATGTTCTTGGCCTATATTACATGCCAAATAAAACCTTCAGTAGCCTTTGTTCCCCatgcatttctttcctttgcaATGTCATCTACACAGAAGCTACAATAAGAAATTGAATTTATCCCTCTCTTCTGAAATTGAGACCAAGGAATACTTCCAAATtacaataaaaagcaaataataaCTTCTGCCTTTTTTAGCACACTAAATATACTTTAGGAGCTTTAAATTGTCTTTATTAATTACATAAGCACATTTGTCTGAATCTGAAATTGAGCCATTGTCTCAAGTACAGCTATCCCTTTAAGAAGTTGTGTTCCTGATAGCAACACTAACCTCTATTATTAATTTGGATGGCTTTTCATGaggcttttaaaaattcctttaaaaaaatatctcacTGTAAATGAGAGCAAAGAAATCACAGCACAGGATGTACATGAAAACCACAGTTGTAGGTTTACCTGAGATATATCATGATAATTCTCAATGTTTCCACTTCTAGATTTACATTTATGATCGTTAAAGTCCCAGCCAGAAtagggcacagctgggaaatCTTCAGTCTTTGCATTGAAATAGCTTCCACAAGTAGCATGGTCACCAGCCCCAGCATTAGCTCCACACATATGGTTGATTACTGCATCCACATAAATGTGCACCTAGAGAACAGTATCCACATAACAATTTGAAAAAGCTACTTCCCACAGCACTGTTAATTAATGTTCTCTCTCCCATACCTCCTGCCCTATCCCACCACTTCTGCTTGCTTGCTTCAGCCAATATTTTATTCCATTGTTTTATTAGCATAGAGCAAGGGTGGTAAAACATGCAGCTCAGCAGACAGGCAGGTAACACTGCacccatttttttaaatggtagAATCACTGTTTGGCTATATCCTTGCATTGTAAACACCAGAAGGTTTTAAAAGTACTTACTCCAACATTGTTGCACCGGGTCACCATGTCTTTAAACTCAGTTTCATTTCCAGACCTTGTGCACAGCTTGTAGCTGACAGGCTGGTATCTTTCCCACCATGGTTGCCAGGGGTCAGTAATGATAACGTTTTcatttggaggtgaaatctgTCAATAAAACAATGGCACTTGGCAACAGGATACTGAAAATGGTTAATTTCTTTGCCCAGTATTTTtagagaaataacatttttagaGAACAGGTAGATCCTCACTATCCTCTGCTTACACTGTAGTAGGTTGGAAACAAAAGACTGAGGCCTGGCCTTCAACAGGTAGAAAGCCAGTATAAAAATTAGGTCCATGAACAGAGTGGCCTAATTTTCTTTGTGACTTCAAGTTTCAAAAAGAAGCATCTGAAATTGAAGTACTAGGTCAGCAGAGGAAGGAAGTGACTGTATAACAACTGACGTAACATCCTGCCTTTAAAACTGATCCAACTTCCCATTTTTGTAATGCTTTGGATGAACACATTCTTGTCTTAATTCTTTTAAGTTTCCAGGTGAGTTCTACTTGTTCTACCTTTTACAGAAGGATACTTTTTAGGCAACAAGCTTTTGCTGCTACCTCCAAGCAAGTCATCATCTGAAAAATACTTCTGAGACTCTGCCACAGAATGGATTAAAATCATGAACAGGCATAGGCCACAGTCTGAGAAATCAGTTTAAAGTCCATCTGGTCTGGAAAGAAGGTTGCAAAGACAAAATGATTATTTGAAAATTATGGGAGAGTTCTCACTCAGGCCAGCTTGCAATCTCTTGGGCTACAAGAGACAGGCAGCCTTCGCATCTATTTTTCCTGAGCTATCTGACAGGCAAACGGAAATACTTTAATAAGTGGCAGCTCTCCTGCCATGCTACCCCACCCAAGTGCCAGTTCTGGTTCCACAGGAACACGTCGCTGTTGTTCAGACAGACCTGACTCACACAGGGACACCTTGACCAGAACCTGTGCTCAGTTCACTTCTGCCTGCTCACACCAGGTTCCTGCAAAGAAGGGTCTCTTAGTGGCTTACTGTGACCCTGTGCTACACAGAGAGAAACCTGCCAGTTTGGGTGAACACAGTCAGCAGCCTTTTGTACTTAATTATTTAACACCTTCAGCacttttttgttctctttggaaGCCTTTGTTCAGTCACAGTTTCATTTTACATTTATCTAGCTCTTAAGAGCTTTCCTTGATTTAAATAATATGAAGCAGATAAACATAGGTTACTCTTcacagcagtaaaaaaaaaaaaaaaagatttagcAAGTGATGTGCAATTCTAATTCATCTAAATGTAATAGCACAGACTGCAAAACACACACTTTGGAGCAATGAAATAAATCCATGCTTACTCGAAGATAGCTGAAGAATATATTTGTCAGCATTTACTACTTCCATTAccaatttctatttttcttgttCAGTACCTGTCCTTTGACAAATTGaacattttctgtgaaaaacaaaTTATCATCTGTGTAGCAATTTCACTACCTACTGATAGGAGCAGACATACCTGAACTCCTCCAAATCCATTAGGAGCTAAGTAGCGTTCACACTCCTCAGCAACATCCTGCCAGCGCCATTCAAAGAGATGCACAATGGAGGTTCTCTTGGGGACAGTGTTGGGGTTGTACTGCCCCCAACAAAGCCCTACAACTAACAGCAGAAAATAGATCCCCATCCAGTGCTCTGTGATCAGCTGGGCTCTTCTAACTATCAATGTTCCTGCAAGAGAGTAAAGTACACATTAGAAAATACACAGTTAAAGGTAAACACCCATCCCTGGCATCACATTTATTTACCTGTTATTTTGTATGAGAACTGGATCTTATCTAAACTGTATCAAATTCCCATACTAACAGTCACTTTGTTCTCATGCACTTAAGATTTTGCCTAACGCAGGCTGCCCCCAGAATGTAAAAGCTGTGGTGTTATTAGTGTAAAGCCAAAAACTACCCCAAAGGGCAAAGGAATACTTACATAGACTGAAAAggacattttcttattttaatgtacattatttttcattcctATTTATCATTGAGAGGCatctttttttccaaatggTGTTGCTACAACATGAACTTATTTGGACATGACCTTGCAGAGGAGCATATTTCTTACCATGATTTGTTATGAAACCCCAGATATTTTGGAGGTTTAACATACGTGAGTCTGTCATTCATGATATGCA comes from the Passer domesticus isolate bPasDom1 chromosome 7, bPasDom1.hap1, whole genome shotgun sequence genome and includes:
- the LOC135304993 gene encoding pancreatic alpha-amylase-like, which gives rise to MGIYFLLLVVGLCWGQYNPNTVPKRTSIVHLFEWRWQDVAEECERYLAPNGFGGVQISPPNENVIITDPWQPWWERYQPVSYKLCTRSGNETEFKDMVTRCNNVGVHIYVDAVINHMCGANAGAGDHATCGSYFNAKTEDFPAVPYSGWDFNDHKCKSRSGNIENYHDISQVRDCRLVSLLDLALEKEHVRSRIAAYLNQLIGLGVAGFRIDAAKHMWPADIKAILDKLEDLNTQWFPAGTKPFIYQEVIDLGGEPIKGSEYFGNGRVTEFKYGAKLGTVLRKWDGEKMAYLKNWGEGWGFVPSDRALVFVDNHDNQRGHGAGGASILTFWDARLYKMAVGFMLAHPYGLTRVMSSFRWPRYFQNGKDVNDWYGPPSNADGSTKAVTINADTTCGNDWVCEHRWRQIRNMVIFRNVVDGEPFSNWWDNGSNQVAFGRGNKGFIIFNNDDWPLNVSLQTGLPAGTYCDVISGQKEGDFCTAVEVHVAADGMANFLIGNEDQDPFIAIHVNAKL